A window of Natronolimnobius sp. AArcel1 contains these coding sequences:
- a CDS encoding NAD(P)-binding oxidoreductase has product MTAIGSGRSDSPNRVLIAGASGATGTELLSVLRPTDLTVRATTRSYATVDTLERHGADEVVVADFFEPHDAVAAVKDCDIVYCAVGTPPSYRHVTGGKLVDRTGVMNLVTAALASDVSHFVFESAIGVGSSKCGLSLPARLLIRGSLKAKQDAESALRRSGLSYTIVRPGTLTDAPPRGDLVVGEGGHSVSGSIPRADVARLMAAAPFTPAARNRTLEAVSRDGLSETPRNLVDIDWAFDQVDVDLEQPRA; this is encoded by the coding sequence ATGACTGCAATTGGCTCCGGACGATCCGATAGTCCGAACCGCGTTCTTATTGCCGGTGCAAGCGGCGCAACAGGCACCGAACTCCTCTCTGTCTTGCGACCGACCGACCTCACTGTCCGCGCGACGACCCGTTCGTACGCCACCGTCGACACCCTCGAGCGCCACGGCGCAGACGAGGTTGTTGTCGCTGACTTTTTCGAACCTCACGATGCCGTCGCCGCGGTCAAAGACTGCGATATCGTCTACTGTGCGGTTGGGACGCCGCCGAGTTACCGACACGTCACCGGTGGGAAACTGGTCGACCGAACCGGCGTCATGAATCTCGTGACTGCCGCGTTGGCATCGGATGTCTCCCATTTCGTCTTCGAAAGTGCAATCGGCGTCGGCAGTTCGAAATGCGGGCTTTCGCTGCCAGCCCGATTGCTGATCCGTGGCTCACTCAAGGCGAAACAGGATGCCGAGAGCGCACTTCGTCGCTCTGGTCTTTCCTATACGATCGTCCGTCCGGGCACACTCACTGACGCGCCACCACGGGGCGACCTCGTTGTCGGCGAAGGTGGCCACTCTGTTTCTGGCTCGATCCCACGGGCCGATGTTGCACGACTCATGGCCGCGGCCCCGTTCACACCAGCCGCACGAAATCGAACGCTCGAGGCCGTCAGCCGTGATGGCCTCTCGGAAACGCCGCGCAATCTCGTCGATATCGACTGGGCGTTCGACCAGGTGGATGTCGACCTCGAGCAGCCACGCGCGTAA
- a CDS encoding CBS domain-containing protein translates to MEEVVSDGRKPRVEEYMTRDVVTVSPDAAVGDVATRIAESDKHSGFPVCERRRVEGFVSARDLLLADDDDPIFRVMTTDLLVAHPEMKVTEAARVILRSGIQKLPVVDDAGNLVGIISNADVIRSQIERATPEKVGKLMRTLEQIHDVSLEQERRTVAIAELTPTQGRVYADELEGRQYELERGLAEPLVVIDNAGSLLLADGHHRVLASDRLEIDEMDAYVIVIDSPIDLGMARTAKKEGLESIADIDVVDYARHPLVQTTKRLQSSE, encoded by the coding sequence ATGGAAGAGGTCGTCTCAGACGGGCGGAAACCACGGGTTGAAGAGTATATGACGCGTGACGTGGTGACGGTTTCGCCCGACGCTGCCGTCGGCGACGTGGCAACCAGAATCGCCGAAAGCGACAAGCACAGCGGCTTTCCCGTCTGTGAACGTCGACGTGTCGAGGGCTTCGTCAGCGCCCGTGATCTGTTGTTGGCCGATGACGACGATCCGATTTTCAGGGTGATGACGACTGATCTTCTCGTTGCCCATCCGGAGATGAAAGTCACTGAGGCAGCACGCGTCATCCTCCGCTCTGGCATCCAGAAACTCCCCGTCGTCGACGACGCGGGCAACCTCGTCGGCATCATCTCAAACGCCGACGTCATCCGGAGCCAGATCGAGCGGGCCACGCCCGAAAAGGTGGGCAAACTCATGCGAACGCTCGAGCAGATTCACGACGTCAGCCTCGAGCAGGAACGGCGCACGGTGGCGATTGCGGAACTGACGCCAACACAGGGTCGGGTGTACGCCGACGAACTCGAAGGCAGGCAGTACGAACTCGAGCGCGGACTGGCCGAACCGCTCGTCGTCATCGACAACGCCGGCTCGTTGCTGCTGGCGGATGGTCACCACCGCGTGCTCGCATCTGACCGCCTCGAGATTGACGAGATGGATGCCTACGTCATCGTGATCGACTCGCCGATCGATCTCGGGATGGCTCGGACGGCGAAAAAGGAAGGCCTCGAGTCGATCGCGGATATCGATGTCGTCGATTATGCACGCCACCCACTTGTCCAGACGACGAAGCGATTGCAATCATCGGAGTAG
- a CDS encoding DHH family phosphoesterase, translating into MVFRLVLGCGAVGRHVVERLDAATDDSDRLLVITTDESVVEALRDESIPARSGDPTEATSNALETPDVIFIGGDRTDTNRTALERAREQFPAARIVAYAGGNSAGQDRSVFDQCADAVIDDEGALVEQVLAETASPKANAAIGLRQHLLEIEDPLAVVMHDNPDPDAIASAVALVAIADSLGLEADACYFGEISHQENRAMVNLLDLDLRQLSPEDSLDAYGSFALIDHSRPGINDGLSPDLEVDVVIDHHPPRGPVPGAFVELREQVGATSTILTEYLEQFDLLADWATATALLYGIRIDTSDFTREVAPDDFHAASLLWPHADTSLLEQIERPTIEGDTLETIARAIKNREQRGTVAAASVGQLSNRDALPQAADQLLAMDGVETTLVFGFRDEMAFCSARSRAADIDLGETLRDAFDRIGSAGGHADMAGAQLEVGILASADDADEVESIVSVVEEVITNRFFEAIRTRSGTPVGTYSQTSEWLFTLEE; encoded by the coding sequence ATGGTTTTCCGGCTCGTGCTCGGGTGCGGGGCCGTCGGCCGCCACGTCGTCGAGCGCCTCGATGCTGCGACAGACGATAGTGATCGGCTGCTGGTCATCACGACCGACGAGAGCGTCGTTGAGGCGCTTCGCGATGAGAGCATTCCCGCCCGGAGTGGCGACCCGACCGAAGCGACGAGTAACGCGCTCGAGACGCCGGACGTGATCTTTATCGGGGGAGATCGAACTGACACGAATCGAACCGCACTCGAGCGTGCCCGCGAGCAGTTTCCGGCAGCGAGGATCGTCGCCTACGCTGGTGGAAACTCAGCAGGGCAGGACCGCTCGGTGTTCGATCAGTGTGCCGATGCCGTCATCGACGACGAGGGAGCACTCGTCGAACAGGTGCTTGCCGAAACGGCGAGCCCGAAAGCGAACGCAGCCATCGGGCTTCGCCAACATCTGCTCGAGATCGAGGACCCGCTTGCCGTCGTCATGCACGACAATCCGGATCCGGATGCGATCGCAAGCGCCGTTGCGCTGGTTGCTATCGCCGACTCGCTCGGCCTCGAGGCTGATGCCTGTTACTTCGGCGAAATATCGCATCAGGAAAACCGGGCGATGGTCAACTTACTCGACCTTGACCTTCGCCAACTGTCGCCCGAGGACTCGCTCGACGCGTACGGGTCGTTCGCGCTGATCGATCACTCCCGGCCAGGGATCAACGATGGATTGTCTCCTGATCTCGAGGTGGACGTCGTTATCGATCACCACCCACCTCGGGGGCCGGTCCCGGGCGCGTTTGTCGAACTCCGCGAGCAGGTCGGAGCGACGAGTACGATTCTGACGGAGTATCTCGAGCAGTTCGATCTGCTCGCTGATTGGGCGACAGCAACGGCGTTGCTGTATGGCATTCGGATCGATACGAGCGATTTCACGCGCGAGGTCGCGCCCGATGATTTCCATGCGGCGTCGTTGCTGTGGCCACACGCAGACACCTCGCTGCTCGAGCAGATCGAGCGGCCGACGATCGAAGGCGACACCTTAGAGACAATTGCTCGAGCGATCAAGAATCGCGAGCAGCGCGGGACGGTCGCGGCTGCGAGCGTTGGGCAACTCAGTAACCGGGATGCGCTCCCACAGGCGGCCGATCAGTTGCTCGCGATGGATGGCGTCGAGACAACGCTTGTCTTTGGCTTTCGCGACGAGATGGCGTTTTGCTCGGCGCGCTCGCGAGCGGCCGATATCGATCTCGGGGAGACGCTTCGGGACGCGTTCGACCGCATCGGCAGCGCAGGCGGCCACGCCGACATGGCCGGCGCACAACTCGAGGTTGGCATTCTCGCCAGTGCTGACGACGCGGACGAAGTCGAGTCAATCGTCAGCGTCGTCGAGGAAGTGATCACGAATCGCTTTTTTGAGGCGATCCGAACGCGCTCGGGAACGCCGGTCGGGACCTACAGCCAGACCAGCGAGTGGCTGTTTACGCTCGAGGAGTGA
- a CDS encoding NADH-quinone oxidoreductase subunit N — protein MAVLDLPAWAGLAPALILAGTAILLFLLDSISSRSMNRAVLAGTATAGAIASLGVAVWFTVAGVGAPGMENGHGVITLFDGGEAFVGDGLFVVDQLALFFMIIVAVVTALVAVASYDYMDGHAHQAEYYSLLVLAATGMSLMAAANSLVTIFIALELASLPSYALVSILKDNRGSVEGGLKYFLIGAVSSAIFLYGISLVYGATGVMQLDLIADELASGEVDPYGGLLGLGILMLIGGFAFKTASVPFHFWAPEAYEGAPAPISAFLSSASKAAGFVIAFRVFTTAFPVDVTGSVIGVDWTLAFIVLAIVTMTVGNFAAATQSNVKRMLAYSSIGHAGYALIGLAGLTADGGELVMGAAMMHLLVYGFMNTGAFLFVALAEYWGVGRTFEDYNGLARQAPIACVALAVFMFSLAGIPPFGGFWSKYFLFTGALEAGLLVVAAALVVNSALSLYYYSRLVKAVWIEDPVVDRDALGQPTGLYAAIVFAAVMTVLLLPGFGPVVDVAIDAAAAII, from the coding sequence ATGGCGGTGCTTGACCTGCCCGCATGGGCCGGACTTGCACCGGCACTGATCCTCGCAGGGACCGCCATACTGCTGTTCCTCCTTGACAGTATCTCGTCGCGGTCGATGAACCGTGCGGTACTTGCAGGGACAGCAACTGCCGGTGCGATTGCCTCGCTCGGCGTTGCCGTCTGGTTTACTGTCGCTGGCGTCGGCGCACCCGGCATGGAGAACGGACACGGTGTTATTACGCTGTTCGACGGCGGCGAGGCCTTCGTTGGCGACGGCCTGTTCGTCGTCGACCAACTCGCCCTGTTCTTCATGATCATCGTTGCGGTCGTCACCGCACTGGTGGCCGTCGCGAGCTACGACTACATGGACGGCCACGCCCACCAGGCTGAGTACTACTCGCTGCTGGTGCTTGCGGCGACTGGGATGTCCCTGATGGCAGCCGCAAACAGCCTCGTGACGATCTTCATCGCACTCGAGCTTGCGAGCCTGCCGTCGTACGCGCTCGTCTCGATTCTGAAGGACAACCGCGGCAGCGTCGAAGGTGGATTGAAGTACTTCCTGATCGGCGCAGTGTCGTCAGCGATTTTCCTGTATGGAATCTCGCTGGTCTATGGCGCAACTGGCGTCATGCAACTCGATCTGATCGCTGACGAACTTGCCAGTGGTGAGGTCGATCCGTACGGCGGTCTGCTGGGACTTGGTATCCTGATGTTGATCGGTGGCTTCGCGTTCAAGACCGCGAGTGTCCCGTTCCACTTCTGGGCACCAGAAGCCTACGAGGGCGCGCCGGCACCGATTTCGGCGTTTCTCTCCTCGGCGTCGAAGGCCGCCGGCTTCGTGATCGCATTCCGTGTGTTCACGACTGCGTTCCCAGTCGATGTCACGGGTTCAGTCATCGGCGTTGACTGGACGCTTGCGTTCATCGTACTCGCAATCGTCACGATGACGGTCGGGAACTTCGCCGCGGCTACCCAGTCGAACGTCAAGCGGATGCTCGCGTACTCCTCGATTGGCCACGCTGGCTACGCCCTGATCGGGCTGGCTGGACTGACGGCCGATGGCGGAGAACTCGTCATGGGTGCGGCGATGATGCACCTGCTGGTCTATGGCTTCATGAACACCGGTGCGTTCCTGTTCGTCGCTCTTGCAGAGTACTGGGGCGTCGGGCGCACCTTCGAGGACTACAACGGCCTCGCACGACAGGCCCCAATCGCCTGTGTGGCGCTGGCCGTGTTCATGTTCAGTCTGGCCGGCATCCCGCCGTTTGGCGGCTTCTGGAGCAAGTACTTCCTCTTTACCGGCGCCCTCGAGGCCGGATTGCTCGTCGTCGCCGCCGCACTGGTGGTCAACAGCGCACTCTCGCTGTATTACTACTCGCGGCTAGTCAAGGCGGTCTGGATCGAAGACCCAGTCGTCGACCGTGACGCGCTGGGCCAGCCAACGGGGCTGTACGCCGCAATCGTCTTTGCGGCTGTGATGACAGTGCTTCTGTTGCCCGGCTTCGGCCCGGTCGTTGACGTCGCAATCGACGCGGCTGCGGCGATCATCTAA
- a CDS encoding NuoM family protein: MMIEALIGVALLGALVTFLAPNRIAGKLAFAISLVPAALSLWMFTAFDGSGNALLDGELAFESQMEWIQLADYSISWFVGLDGISLPLVVLTTVLTSLAIMSSWTPIDERESQFYGLVLFIEANLIGVFTALDFFVWFIFWEAVLIPMYLLIGIWGGPRRKYAAIKFFVYTNVASLVMFGAFIALVFGLDVSSFALPEITDAMLNGGPDAFLGVGGTTLASVVFVAMFLGFAVKVPIVPFHTWLPDAHVEAPTPASVLLAGVLLKMGTYALLRFNFTMFPTEIIEPFVIPIAAIAVISVIYGAMLALAQTDLKRIVAYSSVSSMGYVILGLIAFTQFGVGGATFQMVSHGLISGLMFMAVGVIYNATHTRMVTDMSGMADRMPVAVGILIAGAFGYMGLPLMSGFAAEYFIFFGAFGSDLLAYAPIFTALAMFGIVIVAGYLLFALQRAVFGPYHLETDYEVSRAPLHDVAPMFVLLGLIIALGVAPDLIFEMITDAVNPLLESANGGEL, from the coding sequence ATGATGATTGAAGCACTGATTGGAGTAGCACTACTCGGCGCGCTCGTGACGTTCCTCGCGCCGAATCGTATCGCGGGGAAACTAGCGTTTGCGATCAGCCTGGTGCCTGCTGCACTCAGCCTGTGGATGTTCACGGCGTTCGACGGGAGCGGCAACGCCTTGCTCGATGGCGAACTCGCCTTCGAGTCCCAGATGGAGTGGATTCAGCTTGCGGACTACTCGATTTCGTGGTTCGTCGGGCTGGACGGCATTTCGCTGCCGCTGGTCGTGCTGACGACGGTGCTGACGTCGCTTGCGATCATGAGTTCGTGGACGCCGATTGATGAGCGCGAATCCCAGTTCTACGGACTCGTGCTCTTTATCGAGGCGAATCTGATCGGCGTCTTCACGGCGCTTGACTTCTTCGTCTGGTTCATCTTCTGGGAGGCTGTTCTGATCCCGATGTATCTGCTGATCGGGATCTGGGGCGGCCCACGCCGGAAGTACGCGGCGATCAAGTTCTTCGTCTACACGAACGTCGCCTCGCTTGTGATGTTTGGTGCGTTCATCGCACTGGTGTTCGGACTCGATGTCTCGAGCTTTGCGCTGCCGGAGATCACGGATGCGATGCTTAACGGCGGCCCCGATGCCTTCCTCGGTGTTGGCGGCACGACGCTCGCGTCGGTCGTCTTCGTGGCAATGTTCCTCGGCTTTGCGGTGAAGGTACCAATCGTTCCGTTCCACACTTGGCTGCCCGACGCTCACGTCGAGGCACCGACGCCCGCGTCGGTGCTGCTTGCCGGTGTGTTGCTGAAGATGGGTACCTACGCGTTGCTCCGATTCAACTTCACGATGTTCCCGACGGAGATCATCGAGCCGTTCGTGATCCCGATTGCTGCAATCGCGGTCATCAGCGTCATCTACGGCGCGATGCTCGCACTTGCACAGACGGACCTCAAACGGATCGTCGCCTACTCCTCCGTGTCGTCGATGGGCTACGTTATCCTCGGCCTGATCGCGTTCACGCAGTTCGGGGTTGGTGGCGCCACGTTCCAGATGGTCTCACACGGCCTCATCTCGGGGCTGATGTTCATGGCCGTCGGCGTGATCTACAACGCCACTCACACCCGGATGGTCACGGATATGTCCGGGATGGCAGACCGCATGCCGGTCGCCGTCGGGATCCTCATTGCTGGCGCCTTTGGCTACATGGGGCTGCCGCTGATGAGCGGGTTCGCCGCCGAATACTTCATCTTCTTCGGCGCGTTCGGATCGGACCTGCTCGCATACGCACCGATCTTTACGGCACTGGCGATGTTCGGCATCGTCATCGTCGCTGGCTACCTGCTGTTTGCACTCCAGCGCGCCGTCTTCGGCCCGTATCACCTAGAAACCGACTACGAAGTCAGTCGCGCCCCACTGCACGATGTCGCCCCGATGTTCGTCTTGCTCGGGCTCATCATCGCGCTGGGTGTCGCGCCTGACCTGATCTTCGAGATGATTACCGATGCAGTCAATCCGCTCCTCGAGAGCGCGAACGGAGGTGAACTGTAA
- the nuoL gene encoding NADH-quinone oxidoreductase subunit L, protein MEGVFDFAPAIALFPLVAFVVALAFGKHMPKKGALAGIIATAGSLVLSVLMLAAVAIGEEGYYHETLYEWTAGEATSQVGAEGISFTFGILIDPLAALMLVIVSLVAFLVHVFSLGYMNAEGETGLPRYYAGLGLFTFSMLAFVYADNLLMAFMFFELVGLCSFLLIGFWFRTRSAPSAAKKAFLVTRFGDYFFLLGVVAIAATFGTLQFAGDESFVVAAEAAIDGGDQLFGFDAQTWVTITGLLVLGGVIGKSAQFPLHTWLPDAMEGPTTVSALIHAATMVAAGVYLVARMFGYYALSPTTLAIIAFIGGFTALFAATMGVVKDDIKQVLAYSTISQYGYMMLGLGVGGYVAGVFHLMNHAFFKALLFLGAGAVIVIMHHEQDMWKMGGLKDKAPVTYYTFLAGALALAGIIPFSGFWSKDEILYDALIVGLNEPLIMAAYAMGLAAVFFTGFYTFRMVFLTFHGEPRSETAENPHPVGWSIKAPLLTLGVLAVVAGIANLAPVAKLAGMDIEFLRFWLDGEFGAPAGLTYSEYGEMLAYETAYIASEQVTVLIAAGVSLLLAFSGAGVAWKLYNVPEPVRHKERLGSVRETLESNYYQDEYQVWLAEGLTLPLARAADRFDQTAIDGVVNGTSTASLLGSERMTRLQTGLVTNYAALLVAGFIGLLLLLGISGGWFL, encoded by the coding sequence ATGGAAGGTGTATTCGATTTCGCTCCGGCGATTGCACTGTTCCCGCTCGTGGCGTTCGTCGTCGCGCTGGCCTTTGGTAAGCATATGCCAAAGAAGGGCGCGCTGGCGGGCATCATCGCGACGGCAGGTTCGCTCGTGCTGTCCGTGTTGATGCTTGCGGCAGTCGCGATTGGTGAAGAAGGGTACTATCACGAAACGCTGTATGAGTGGACCGCAGGTGAGGCGACGAGTCAGGTCGGTGCCGAGGGTATTTCGTTTACGTTTGGCATCCTGATTGACCCGCTTGCGGCGTTGATGCTCGTCATCGTCTCGCTCGTTGCGTTCCTCGTACACGTGTTCAGCCTCGGCTACATGAACGCCGAAGGCGAAACTGGCCTCCCGCGGTACTACGCCGGCCTTGGCCTGTTTACGTTCAGCATGCTCGCGTTCGTCTACGCGGACAACCTGCTGATGGCGTTCATGTTCTTCGAGCTTGTGGGCCTGTGTTCGTTCCTGCTGATCGGCTTCTGGTTCCGAACCCGCTCGGCCCCGTCGGCGGCGAAGAAGGCATTTTTGGTCACCCGCTTTGGTGACTACTTCTTCCTGCTCGGGGTCGTCGCCATCGCGGCGACGTTCGGCACGCTCCAGTTCGCCGGCGACGAGTCGTTCGTCGTGGCCGCTGAGGCCGCCATCGACGGCGGCGATCAGCTGTTCGGCTTCGACGCCCAGACGTGGGTGACGATCACTGGATTGCTCGTCCTGGGTGGTGTGATCGGTAAATCCGCCCAGTTCCCACTGCACACCTGGCTGCCCGACGCAATGGAGGGTCCAACCACAGTCTCTGCACTGATTCACGCGGCGACGATGGTTGCAGCCGGTGTCTACCTCGTTGCCCGGATGTTCGGTTACTACGCGCTCAGCCCGACGACGCTCGCGATTATCGCGTTCATCGGCGGCTTTACTGCGCTGTTTGCGGCGACGATGGGTGTCGTCAAAGACGACATCAAACAGGTACTGGCGTACTCAACGATTTCCCAGTACGGCTACATGATGCTGGGACTCGGCGTCGGCGGCTACGTCGCCGGGGTCTTCCACCTCATGAACCACGCTTTCTTCAAGGCCCTGCTGTTCCTCGGTGCCGGTGCCGTCATCGTCATCATGCACCACGAACAGGACATGTGGAAGATGGGCGGCCTGAAAGACAAGGCCCCCGTCACCTATTACACGTTCCTCGCGGGCGCACTCGCACTCGCGGGCATCATCCCGTTCTCGGGCTTCTGGTCGAAAGACGAAATCCTGTACGACGCCCTGATCGTCGGCCTGAACGAGCCACTGATCATGGCCGCCTACGCGATGGGCCTCGCCGCCGTCTTCTTCACCGGCTTCTACACCTTCCGGATGGTCTTCCTGACCTTCCACGGTGAACCCCGGTCCGAGACGGCAGAGAACCCACACCCCGTCGGCTGGTCGATCAAAGCACCACTGCTCACGCTCGGCGTGCTCGCAGTCGTTGCAGGTATCGCGAACCTCGCACCAGTCGCCAAACTCGCCGGGATGGACATCGAGTTCCTGCGCTTCTGGCTCGACGGCGAGTTCGGCGCGCCTGCCGGCCTGACCTACAGCGAATACGGTGAAATGCTGGCCTACGAGACCGCCTACATCGCCTCCGAGCAGGTCACCGTCCTGATCGCAGCCGGTGTCTCCCTGCTGCTTGCCTTCTCCGGCGCTGGCGTGGCCTGGAAACTCTACAACGTTCCAGAACCCGTCCGCCACAAGGAACGACTCGGCAGCGTCCGCGAAACGCTCGAGTCGAACTACTACCAGGACGAGTACCAGGTCTGGCTCGCAGAGGGCCTGACGTTACCACTCGCTCGAGCAGCCGACAGGTTCGACCAGACGGCAATCGACGGCGTCGTTAACGGGACGTCGACGGCGAGCCTGCTGGGGAGCGAACGGATGACTCGGTTGCAGACCGGACTCGTGACGAACTACGCAGCCCTGCTCGTGGCTGGCTTTATCGGCTTACTGCTTCTCCTCGGCATTAGTGGGGGGTGGTTCCTATGA
- the nuoK gene encoding NADH-quinone oxidoreductase subunit NuoK, whose product MTVGIEYYVLLSMALFSIGLFGVLTRRNALLFLMSVELMLNAANINLIAFAFYHGNLTGQVFALFAMALAAAEVAVGLGIILVLYRNFRDVDVTVPTTMRW is encoded by the coding sequence ATGACGGTCGGGATCGAGTACTATGTGCTCCTATCGATGGCGCTGTTCTCGATTGGCCTCTTTGGGGTGTTGACGCGTCGGAACGCGCTGTTGTTCCTGATGTCTGTTGAGCTGATGCTGAACGCGGCGAACATCAATCTGATCGCCTTTGCGTTCTATCACGGCAATCTGACGGGGCAGGTGTTTGCGCTGTTTGCGATGGCGCTTGCTGCTGCTGAGGTTGCCGTTGGACTTGGAATCATCCTGGTGTTGTATCGCAACTTCCGTGATGTCGACGTCACGGTTCCGACGACGATGAGGTGGTAA
- a CDS encoding NADH-quinone oxidoreductase subunit J, which produces MTRRPKLRLGSSLAPGILAVGLFALMALIVLNTPFGAMPEEAFDVDSITAAIGYALFDLGPLQETDGVSGTEPFLAAFLLIALTLDAALDASLVLAKREESGEPVAALASRGSNDTPADSSADAQSRSASTDGGSATESDATDGGAD; this is translated from the coding sequence ATGACGCGGCGACCGAAGCTTCGACTTGGCTCATCACTCGCACCAGGCATCCTCGCCGTTGGCCTATTCGCACTGATGGCGCTGATCGTTTTGAACACGCCATTCGGTGCGATGCCCGAGGAGGCGTTCGACGTCGACTCGATTACCGCCGCAATCGGCTATGCATTGTTCGATCTCGGACCGCTCCAGGAGACAGACGGCGTCTCCGGCACCGAGCCGTTCCTCGCTGCGTTCCTGTTGATCGCACTCACGCTTGATGCGGCACTCGACGCCTCGCTCGTCCTCGCAAAACGCGAGGAGTCGGGCGAACCCGTCGCCGCACTCGCGAGTCGCGGGTCCAACGATACGCCCGCCGACTCGAGTGCGGATGCACAGTCGCGCTCGGCGTCGACCGACGGTGGGTCGGCGACAGAGAGTGACGCCACGGATGGAGGTGCAGACTGA
- a CDS encoding NADH-quinone oxidoreductase subunit J — MTYELLAFALFASVTLASGLGVVLLQDPWHSALMLGVALMSIAVHFVMLAAEFVAMMQILVYVGGVLILITFAVMLTQRDETDDGVDSDEVVQT; from the coding sequence ATGACATATGAGCTACTCGCGTTCGCGCTGTTCGCGTCCGTCACGCTCGCCAGTGGGCTGGGTGTGGTCCTGTTACAGGACCCGTGGCACTCGGCGCTCATGCTCGGCGTTGCGCTGATGAGCATCGCGGTTCACTTCGTGATGCTGGCGGCGGAGTTCGTCGCCATGATGCAGATCCTCGTCTACGTTGGTGGGGTTCTCATCCTGATCACGTTCGCCGTGATGCTCACCCAGCGTGATGAGACGGACGACGGCGTGGATTCTGATGAGGTGGTACAGACATGA
- a CDS encoding NADH-quinone oxidoreductase subunit I, giving the protein MIGLLKSMATTMKHALDGSTFTVEYPDTAPDVSPRFRGVHKFSQERCIWCRQCENVCPNDTIQIVMDDKRNGEQYNLHIGQCIYCRLCEEVCPVDAILLTQNFEFTGDTKHDLVYNKEQLKSVPWYKDIDPLESREPDRGAWIGDGDGEVDYQ; this is encoded by the coding sequence ATGATTGGACTCCTCAAATCGATGGCGACGACGATGAAACACGCACTGGATGGCTCCACTTTCACCGTGGAGTATCCAGACACCGCACCGGACGTCTCACCGCGGTTCCGTGGCGTCCACAAATTTAGCCAGGAGCGGTGTATCTGGTGTCGTCAGTGTGAGAACGTCTGTCCGAACGACACCATCCAGATCGTGATGGACGACAAACGAAACGGCGAACAGTACAACCTCCACATCGGACAGTGCATCTACTGTCGACTCTGTGAGGAGGTCTGTCCCGTCGACGCCATCCTGCTCACCCAGAACTTCGAGTTCACTGGCGACACCAAACACGATCTGGTGTACAACAAAGAGCAGCTGAAGTCGGTTCCGTGGTACAAGGATATCGACCCACTCGAGTCACGCGAACCTGACCGGGGCGCGTGGATCGGTGACGGTGACGGGGAGGTCGATTATCAGTGA